A genomic segment from Bradyrhizobium diazoefficiens USDA 110 encodes:
- a CDS encoding helix-turn-helix domain-containing protein — protein sequence MVTSAQIRAARGLLNWTVRDLAEKSGVHRNTVTRVETDATAPGHSIAAIRAALESAGAIFLADGQSIDGGPGVRLAKPKA from the coding sequence ATGGTGACAAGTGCACAAATTAGGGCGGCGCGCGGTTTGTTGAACTGGACCGTTCGAGACCTTGCGGAGAAATCGGGTGTGCACAGAAACACCGTGACGAGGGTTGAGACCGACGCGACGGCACCGGGTCATTCGATAGCCGCCATCCGCGCCGCCCTCGAATCTGCCGGCGCCATCTTCCTGGCAGATGGTCAATCGATCGATGGCGGCCCTGGTGTGAGGCTGGCGAAACCGAAGGCCTAG
- a CDS encoding helix-turn-helix transcriptional regulator: protein MSTVDLNALATDQYLNAKQVRERYGSVSNTWLFRRMRDAAFPQPSTRLGGRTRFWLLSELLEWERSKLPIDADSVGE from the coding sequence GTGTCGACCGTTGATCTCAACGCCCTCGCGACAGATCAGTATCTCAACGCCAAGCAAGTTCGCGAGCGCTACGGCAGCGTATCGAACACTTGGCTATTCCGGCGCATGCGCGATGCGGCCTTTCCGCAACCGTCGACGCGCCTCGGTGGCCGCACCAGGTTCTGGCTTCTATCCGAGTTATTGGAGTGGGAGCGGAGCAAGCTCCCTATTGACGCGGACAGCGTAGGCGAATGA
- a CDS encoding DUF3892 domain-containing protein — protein MVKLARVRCINKTDRMNPHERIESVGGEYSNGSQWKQSVVQTIRDIESGEWEFYVEEDGLMAGVVVAEHNGHKYIKTTADGVQPDNLLSLAECP, from the coding sequence GTGGTTAAACTCGCACGCGTTCGCTGCATCAATAAGACCGACAGGATGAATCCCCACGAGAGGATTGAAAGTGTCGGAGGTGAATATTCAAACGGAAGTCAATGGAAGCAGTCTGTCGTTCAGACGATCAGAGACATTGAAAGCGGCGAATGGGAGTTCTATGTCGAAGAAGACGGACTCATGGCTGGCGTGGTCGTGGCCGAACACAACGGGCACAAATACATCAAGACAACGGCGGACGGCGTTCAGCCAGACAATCTTCTTTCACTGGCTGAGTGCCCGTGA
- a CDS encoding cold-shock protein, which produces MAIGTVKWFNPTKGYGFIQPDSGGNDVFVHISAVEKAGFTSLAEGAKVSFDIVKNRGKESAENLRIE; this is translated from the coding sequence GTGGCAATTGGGACAGTGAAGTGGTTCAACCCAACAAAGGGGTATGGGTTCATTCAACCGGATTCCGGCGGCAATGACGTCTTTGTCCACATCTCCGCGGTTGAGAAGGCTGGTTTTACTTCGCTCGCAGAGGGCGCAAAAGTCAGCTTCGACATCGTGAAAAATCGCGGAAAGGAGTCGGCGGAAAATCTACGAATCGAGTGA
- a CDS encoding DUF3892 domain-containing protein: MWPRSEVIRSIENGTNTFFTLVGGKRADVGVVSGPNGKYVRTHADGYYNDNLLALPECP, encoded by the coding sequence GTGTGGCCGAGATCGGAGGTCATTCGATCGATCGAGAACGGGACCAATACATTCTTTACGTTGGTCGGCGGTAAGCGCGCGGACGTTGGCGTCGTTAGCGGCCCGAACGGAAAATATGTTCGAACTCACGCTGACGGCTACTACAACGATAACCTACTAGCTCTGCCGGAGTGTCCGTGA